ATTGAAGATGCCATGCTTTAGGCGCGGAGCAAGTGGCCTCATATATTACCTAATACATTGATAGGTTTTGTTAGAAACAAGGACGGGGCCGAGTTTTGATCTAAAAATGTGAAGCCGGGCCTGACACCTGTCCAACCGAGCAACATGGTATAAGACAACTTTTGTATTTCAAACTACATAAATCATATTGTGGCAAATTAATGAATCATTACACCCTTTTTTAGGTCCGATGAATTATTACACCTATTTCTCTAAAAAACAATCCCTCATTTCACTCTTTTGGGTAGAAAAGCGAGGTCGAGCCCATCCCTAATGTCGGGCTTTCGGTCCGGGCTGCCCATGCCCAGCTTTACCGTGGGGCATGATACACCCTAAATTTCGGTGCTAAAGGTCTCAttcataaaaataaatagaaaaggtTGCTTTCCATCCAATACCTCCCTTCTTCAAGACAAAACCTAAACTTGTATTCATAATCGCATAAACATTCAATTGGTTATGCTCCTTTTTACATCACATGAcgcaaagaaaaatccacgccacaCGAGGAAACCTCCCTTTTTTCTGTTCGAAAGGATGATAATAATCACATATAAAGAACCGGTCAAACGGAACCCGTACGATCCGAACCGGACCCGAACTTTCAATACCTTTTCTAAAACTCGTGGATTTTTCACATATGTTTTAAAAAAAAACTCTTTTCCCTAAAATGAATGAAATGCATTATGAGCCGGCCTGGCCAGAGTGAAACATGAGCTCCTGCCAAACCAAACATATGTTGAAACATGAGCTAAGTGAGAAGATGTTCCTATTACTAGCATATATTGTAGGCACCAGTAGAGTAGGATTGATGCCTATCTACTTGTGATTTTACAGCCGTCGGGCGTTGGGTACTTGGGTGGGTAAATAATTGAAGAGGGAGGAGATACACACGGTAGAGCACTAGCGGTCACGTGCCTCGCTTCCTCTTCCGGCTCGCCGCGCCGCGTGCAGCAGCAGCTTTACCCTCCCCACCAATTGCCCAAAACGATCAACCCCAAGGACTGCTCCCACGCCGGGCCGGCCGCCGGCCGGGGTTGACACACCCACTCCGTTCCACtccccacggcggcggcggcgccggatgGACATGAACGGAGCTAACCAAGGTACGGCCGCTCCATGGTTCCGGCCGGGCAAGCCTCTCTTCGTCCTGCTGGTCAGCAAGAAAcgcctctcttttttcttctctttcgaTTTTTCTCACGGCTGTCTGCTTGCTCGCGCTGGCACACCGGCTGTCAGGCTGCGGCGAGGACTGCGACGCGGAGGGCTGCGAGCGCGGGGCGGACGGCTGCCAGGAATGCGAGTGGTGGAGGCTGCACTGCTACTGGAGCCACGCTGGCGACCACCCGAGGCAGttctccctcgtcgccggcgacgattTCGCGGACCATATGGTACGGGTTCAATGTCGCTTCCTTCCTCCCTCCCTTCCGATGTCTGTCTGTCTGTACTCTGTCGTCATGAGAATAATGTTGGTTGGGGTAATGGTCAGAATCTCGCTGAAAAATAATGTTTGGTTTCGTTCTAGCCTTGGTGCCTGATGCTCTTCATTCTTGGCAAAGTTCAGATTTATGAGTCCATTAATATCAGGGAGACGGGCATTATTTCCTTTCTCTGGGATTTCAGCTCACGGGTTAAACATCTTTAAGTTCAGTTCACATACAGAAACTAGTATTTTACCTGCAATGTACTGTAGATGGCAAATATGGCGCCCCCAAAATTTGTCTGATCCTAATAAAGAGTTTCTTCTTGATATGTCCAATGTGTCCAGATTCCTGAAGCCCCAAAATTTTACCAGATATATTGTTTGAACTAGTAGAATCTAAGGCTGAACTGAACCAGGGACATGTTACCCATATTTTCTTGCAAAAAAGTATTCACATTTTTGATAGGACTATAGAGTAGTGGAGATATCCAAGTATTTGACCTCTGAATGTGTAAGATAATTGATTGTCAAGGTTAGATTGTTATTCCTGTGCTTGAGATAAATCAAGCTAAGCAAGATCCACTTGCCACTTAAGATCATTGCTCTCAGCTTTCTGCACCATCAAAGTGTTCATTCTACAGTAATCCTGCAACCTGAATTCTTTCTGTCTGAATTTCCCACAACCAGTGAAACATATGTCTCTAAATAACCAAGTGTACATttcttctccttggacagcgcATACGACCGCCGGTTGCAAGCCATCTGAGAAACTTGATCACTGAGTTCGAGGAGATCCAACTTGAAGCTCCTGATGGCCGTGTGTACCCTGTTAAAATCGGTTGGGAGTTTGGTGACATTGTTCTTAGGTCTGGATGGCACGACTTTGTCAAGGCGCATCACATAGAACAAAACTCCTCCATCCGGTTTGTGTACCGTGGGAACTCCAGCTTCGAGGTTCACATATCCGATTCACCCGGTCACGGCAACTCTTCTCCACCACCTCCTGGTGATTGTCATGTGCCGAATGGTGAAGTCAATTAGGACCTTCAAGTCGTCGAGTGCTTTTGGTAACGCTTTTCTGATGGTTATAACACTCTTTTTTCTTGATGTGCAGAACAGGTGGTGCCTGATCCTGCACATGTTCAGACATCAATCAACATTGACTATACCGCATTCCCTGGGACCAGGCTAAGCCATGAACAAGAGAAGAAAGTGCTAGAACTAGCTCAGAGAAGCATGAGGTCTGAATTTCGTCTGCATGTGGCAGCTGTGAACAAAAGGAATGCCAACGGGGACTGCCATGTTGTAAGTTACATCCTTCCCCACATAATTTCCTGCTTGTGTCTGTGACTCCGACCGATCCATAGGCTATTAATTAATCCCAGCTTGTGTTCTTGCAGTACATACCCTTGACGCTTTTGGACAGTTTCAAAGAGGGGATAACTGAAGCTCCAATTCAGCTCAAAGCCCATAGCAACGACATGATATATGTTGTTGGCGCAAGCAAGCATGGTGACGATCAAGTAATCCTCCAATCTAAGTTGAGTCATTTTGTAGATGGTCACCGCATGCAAGACAACGACCTCCTCGTCTTTAGAAGCAAGGGGAAAGCCCAGCTCGAAGTTCTTGTCCTTGACCCGAGCGGTTGTGAGAAAACCTGGTTTGACACGGGAAACTCTTCAAACGTTTCCAGAGAAGGCCGTCGTGCACACGCTCAGAACACGGCTTCAACATCCTTCGGTTGGGCTAAATCAGGTCAGAGCAATGCACAGCTGCCATATATGTGCATTCCTTCTCTTCATTTCACCACATTTTGGATGACTTTTGTGCTCATTGTGTGAACACCATAAGTAAGCATGGAATGTTTTTCAGGACTCCAAGCTCGCGAGTCGAATGAAGCAGGTTTACAAGCTCCTAGGTCCAACAACTACATATCAACCCAATCGACCCCTCTACATAGCCAACAGAAAGAGAAAGTCGAAGAGAGGGTTCGGGCAATTGGTTCCCAATTTCCTGTGTTTGTTAAAGTGGTTAGCTCCAGTGAGGTTGTTACCAAAACTTCTCTGGTGAGTTCAGATCGATACCACAACCAATACGTATAATCTGTAGTCGGTTTTTTGTTTTGTCACCCCACTACTTTTGCGATTGCGTTTTCAAACAGTCAAACTCACACGCACATAACCCATTTCTCACCTAAAAAACTTGCCACTGCAATTTTGAAGTAAAAAAATGCGCAGTTTTCTTCCTTTTTACCGGagaaaggctttcgccccgcttcaTATATAAAGCAATGAACTTTTCTTCCTTTTGCGGAATGAACCATTGATCCAAGGCTGATCGTCGTATCTGACACTCTTTCGCGCTCTTGGGCAGTACTTGGGCCCGGAGTATGCTTCGGCATGTCTCCTGACCCAGCCAGGGCGCCTCCGCCTCCTGCTGGACGGCGACGACAGGGATTGGGACTGCATGTTGGGCTTGAGGAAATCTAACAAAACTTGGTGGATCGACAGAGCCTGGCCGAAATTCATCTCGGATGTCGGGCTGGAGGAAGATGACATCTGCCTCTTCGAACTGACGGACACGAGCAGTCTCACGATGAAGGTCCATGTGATCCGCAAGTCGGATATACCGGCGCCATGAGAGAGTTTGACTGAAGAATGGCCTGATGCTAGATAGAGCCTGTGTCTAACTGATGGACCCTACACTTTTGCTGACTCCTTGTGCTATTGTTGCTGATCCCTGTATTGCTGCTTGTTTAGCAGCCACCTCATGAACAACTACCTATAACTAACTAGTGATGATTCAGATTtccaccatctctctctctctctctctctagtgagGTGACAAAAAATCCTGTTGTGTTGTGTTTCCTACTCCCATGTGATGCTTCTTCAGCTGGGACTAGGATGCGTCATTTTTTTCAGTCAAAACTGTTGCAAAGGTACCACATGAATAGTGATATTGTGCAAGATGACATGAAATTGTTATAAGTAGATGCGCAAAAGAGCACTCAACTCAAAAAAAAGAAGCAAAAGAGCACTCAAGTCTGCGTTCACTAAAAAAGAGCAGAAGAAAGGGTCCCAGATGATGTTGTCATCTATAAGATTTTAAATGCAAAACATCCgccaaattttaaatgcaaaaaaACTGAAACTAGAATCAAAGTGTTTTCCCTTCTCCTTATACCCCCACATGGAAAACAGGTTCCGTGTAAAAATGCAGTAACAGTAACAGCTCGGTCTCTCTCTAGTGAGCAGCTCATCACCTCGTATACAATTTTCTACTGTAAGTATTTGGCAAGACTGTCGACCAACATTCAGAGTTGCAAAGGCGTCTGAGCAGAATTTCTCACATTCAACAGGCATCTTGGACAAGCACTGATCTCCATTGATTGATTAGGGTTAGGATGAGTTGGCTGGACGACAGAGAGCGGTCATACCTCGAGAACCAATGCCCAAGATCGCGGCAGGAGATGGTGACGCGATGCGGCCGGCGTTGAAGTcggaggcggcgaggcggagggCTGGGGGGATGTGAGGCATCGGCGGGGCTACGGCAACGGCAAGGCGGCGGCGTCGAGCTAGGGCACCGAGGAAGAAGAGGGAACTTCTCAGCGGGAGAGCGTACGCTGTAACAAAGGTGCGGCCGAAGCAGAGCAAAGCAGAGGAAGCAGAGCACCCCCTGATTTTCCTTTAGAAGAGCTACAAATAACTCGTAACAAAATTTATTGCTATTAAATTCAAGCCACATGGCATACATTTAGTCACTATCTCAAATACAAATAattattgtttgacttaaataaTTTGAGCGGATGGAGTACCCGTCCTAATTATTTGTCTTAGATTTCTTTAAATACGGATGTATTTAGACACGTTCCGTATCTAGAGAAATATAAGATAAATAATTTGAGCGGATGGAGTACGATTCTGCATCTGTGCTCTCATTTCCATCATCTCACTGTTTGATTTTCAACCTCAATCTTGTTGACTCTCCTCCCTAGACCAATGTATTTCATAGCATGATCTTGAATTGCCTCTTTTTTCCTTGCCTTCCCATTCATTGGCAACTCATTTCATTCACAAGCTTTGAACAATCCAACGGCCTAAGAAAGCTCCTCCAAGTGCCGGCTTCGTGAGAAGATCACTTTAGTTTAGATTCTGGAAAAAAGTTCTTTTGAATTAAGAAAAACACACTAGTACAAAAACAAGCATTAATAGCGGGCCTCGAAAACGGTTGTGACCAAACATAACAAAGTCGCCTGTAACACCCACACCAAAGTGGTTATTTTTTTCATATAAAAAGCTCTGCGACGGTAGGAAATCTGAAACCGCCTGTAGGAAAGATTGGAGGCGGTGTGGCAGTTTCAGTGAGTACCTAGGGGCGCACCCTCTTCCTTCTCTTTGTGTACCACATATTCATTTTCCTTCCATTTTCCTTTCCTTCCCTGATCCCAtgccaaaccctagcaccaccgccacAATGTTCACCTCGGCGAGCACGCCGACTCTTGAACACTTCTTCACATGTGACTGTCGACGACCTAGTTTCCGTCAAAAGGTGGAGGTGCAGTGGCATATCAGCCCATTCATGGCGGTGTAGTGACAGACCGTCCCATCCGAGATGGCGCAGTGGCATGTCAGCTCATCCGCAGCGGCGCGGTGGCAGATCCAATCCGGCTATGCTATCGACCAAGTGATGGAGCTAAATCCAGCaaatctcgggtacggggtcctgaTCTGGTAGCTTGGAACGATGGTAACATGAACAAGGGGacataatgttttacccaggttcaggccctctcgaaaagttaaaaccctacgtcctacttttgTTGTATTGATTGGGAAGTAACGAGTACATgattgatctaccttgagatcatgtGTCTCTAAGTTGTCCTATATACGGCCTAACCCCAACGGCTTATATAGATAccggggtacctagggttacaatGGTCGGTTGCTATAAGAGGAAAATGTTGCACATCGACATGGCCGCCGACCTGGAGACCGATCTGCAGTGGGCGCGAGACGACTATGTCCGGGATGAAATGGAGCGCCAGCGCCACGCCCTCAAGGAGATCGCCGCTCGGCGCCGCGGCCGGGACGAGGACAGCGTCGTCATCCTCGATGACAGCGGTGATGAGGCGCCAGCGCCGTCCAACCCCGTCCGCCTCGGCACCCAGGACAGGGCTGCAGCAAGGACGGAGGCGTCCAAGACGGCGACGACTACACCGCCTTCTACCGCCTCCTCGGCATGCAGTAGGCGGCGTCGGCGGTGTAGTTTTTTAGCTTTTTAATTATGTCTATTAAATTTGTACAAATGAATGAAAACTGCTTGAATTTGCGAAAATgccttttggagctcggcctccatagaggccggtttttgaaaaacacaaaattcatgaaaattcatatttttacaattcaaaaaaactgaaaaaaaattacagatatacatggaggcataacacacatgtgtgtaaatttttaggacgaaatacgttgaaatgaaggctgtgcaaaaaagacaaatctgagactttttaacacatgttactattcatcctcaaagtccagaaatttgtctttttgtaCAGGTCGCATTTCGAAGTATTTCATCTTGATTTTTTACACACACATACATTTCATCCGTGTATAGTTGcatatttattttcagaattttttgaagtaaaaaagtttgaattttgaatttttcaaaaataaagggctccatggagctcgcTCACCAAAACGCCCTACTCCTGAATTTGGTCCTAATTCGTGTCATTTTCGTCAAAATTTAGCTGAATTTTAATTTCAAATAACGGCTTCTGGGGCGAACTTGGGATCCGTTCCTAGTAAAAGTGGATAATCAACAATGCAACATATATGGGATCCTTTCCCACTACCCGCCTAGTTTGTAAACACAAATCTGTCTACGCGTTGACGTGGTCTTTGATGTACAGTAGTATATCTTTGACAGTCGTCTGCATGTTAATTCAAATTACATTTTTGTATAGAAAATGTTGCCAGGCAAAATGGATGAATCAGGACAGACCAATATTCATACCAAGACTCACAATAAACATGCTGACATAGTCTTTTAATACGCATCTTTGACCGCCACGTGCATGttaaaaaaaagacaacaaaaggTTCAATTATATTTAACAATCTAATGATGTATTTTTTGCAGGGAACAATCTAATGATGTTATTACTGCATACAGGTTATAGAATATAGATGCACGCCAGATCTTTTCTTCTGATAAGCTACACGGTATGTCTTTCCTAACAACAGAAATCTGGGTTACATATCAAAGTCTCAATCTAAGAATACACGAATATTAATGGAAAAAATACTCAAATGACAATCTACTTatgcccaaaagaaaagaaaaaaattgcaTCTGACTCTGAATTCGTGATACTTGTCTTACTTATTCCTAATCATTCCACTAATTCGTGATACTTCCAGACATGTACAGAAGAATCAGTTGCGCAACACAAATCACAAGAGTACACCAGCTTTGCGACAAAGAGGTAGCCCGAATAGAAATGTGGAGCTTCATTTGTTGCAGCATCCAATCAGAGTACGTGACTTGGGCTCCATAACCAAAGGCGCATCTCGGTTTAGGCATCTAGGACTTGACGGCCGGCGTTGTAGC
The sequence above is drawn from the Triticum aestivum cultivar Chinese Spring chromosome 7A, IWGSC CS RefSeq v2.1, whole genome shotgun sequence genome and encodes:
- the LOC123154863 gene encoding putative B3 domain-containing protein Os03g0621600, with the protein product MDMNGANQGCGEDCDAEGCERGADGCQECEWWRLHCYWSHAGDHPRQFSLVAGDDFADHMRIRPPVASHLRNLITEFEEIQLEAPDGRVYPVKIGWEFGDIVLRSGWHDFVKAHHIEQNSSIRFVYRGNSSFEVHISDSPGHGNSSPPPPGDCHVPNEQVVPDPAHVQTSINIDYTAFPGTRLSHEQEKKVLELAQRSMRSEFRLHVAAVNKRNANGDCHVYIPLTLLDSFKEGITEAPIQLKAHSNDMIYVVGASKHGDDQVILQSKLSHFVDGHRMQDNDLLVFRSKGKAQLEVLVLDPSGCEKTWFDTGNSSNVSREGRRAHAQNTASTSFGWAKSGLQARESNEAGLQAPRSNNYISTQSTPLHSQQKEKVEERVRAIGSQFPVFVKVVSSSEVVTKTSLYLGPEYASACLLTQPGRLRLLLDGDDRDWDCMLGLRKSNKTWWIDRAWPKFISDVGLEEDDICLFELTDTSSLTMKVHVIRKSDIPAP